Part of the Dasania marina DSM 21967 genome, GGTAAACGCCATCCACGGGCCGCCATCTAACAACTCAGCACCAAACTCTGCCTGCGCCAACTCATAGCCCCAATCCTTAAAGGCACCCTCGGTAAACTTCATAATATTACCCTTATGCACTAGGGTTAATGAAGGCAGGTCTTGATCTATGGTGTATTGCAGAGCCTTGCGTACCAGGCGCTGAGTACCCTCTTTAGATACGGGCTTAATGCCTATACCACAGTCGGTATCAAAGCGAATCTTGGTAACACCCATTTCTTCTTGTAAGAATTTTATGACCTTAGTAGCCTCGTCCGTACCTGCACGCCACTCAATGCCGCAATAAATATCTTCACTGTTCTCTCTAAAAATAACCATGTTGGTTTTTTCCGGAGCCTTAACGGGAGAAGGCACGCCCTCAAACCAACGCACAGGGCGCAGGCAAGTGTAGAGGTCCAACTCCTGACGCAAAGCCACGTTCAATGAACGAAAGCCGCCGCCTACGGGTGTGGTTAAAGGGCCTTTGATGCCTACCGAATATTCTTTCAACACATCTAGAGTTTCGGCGGGAAACCAATCGCCATCATAGAGCTCCGCGGCCTTTTCGCCGGTATACACTTCCATCCAGCTGATTTTCTTGTCGCCGCTGTAGGCCTTGCTTACCGCAGCATCAACCACTTTTATCATTACCGGGCTGATATCCACACCGATGCCATCTCCTTCTATAAAGGGAATAATAGGCTGGTTGGGCACGTTCAATGAATAATCGGCATTGACGGTGATTTTCTCACCTACGCTAGGGACTTTTATGTGTTGATAAGGCATATGCTAATGCTCCTTACAAATTTTAATTATTAAATGGCTAAAGGTAATAGCCAGTTAGTTTAGGCGAAAGATGCCAATGCTGCATTAAGGGTTTTACTGGGACGCATTGCTGCCTCTGTTTTATCACTATCGGGGTGGTAATAGCCACCGATATCAATAGCTAGCCCTTGGCTGGCATTCAGCTCCTCTAGTATTACTGCTGCATTGCTGCTTAGCGCAGCCAGTAAAGGCTTGAAGCGCTGCTGTAATTCTGTGTCGTCACCTTGTTCTACCAAGGCCTGAGCCCAGTATAAGGCCAAATAAAAATGGCTGCCGCGATTATCTAGTAACCCTACACGCCGCTGTGGCGACTTATTTTCTTCTAGGAATTTTGTCGTTGCCTTATCCAGACAGGAAGCCAACACCTTGGCTTTACTGTTGTTGTTTTTGTGTGCAATATCTTCTAGCGAGACTGTTAAAGCCAAAAACTCGCCCAGTGAATCCCAGCGTAAATGCCCCTCTTCTAAAAACTGCTGTACATGCTTAGGCGCTGAACCGCCAGCCCCTGTTTCAAACATGCCACCGCCATTCATTAAAGGCACAATAGAAAGCATTTTGGCACTAGTGCCCAGCTCCATAATAGGGAACAAATCGGTTAAGTAATCTCTAAGTACGTTACCCGTTACCGATATAGTATCTTTACCCTTAATCAAGCGCTCTAGGGTAAAGCGCATGGCCATAACCGGAGCCATAACGCGTATACGCAGGCCTTCAGTATCGTGATCGTTTAAGTATTGTTTAACTTTTTTGATCATCTGCACATCGTGAGCACGGTTTTCATCTAGCCAAAAAATAGCTGGTAGGCCGGTTGCTCTGGCGCGGTTAACCGCCAATTTTACCCAATCTTGTATAGGCAAATCTTTGGCTTGGCACATACGCCAGATATCGCCTTCTTCGACACTGTGTTCAAAAATGACAGTATCGTTTTGATCAACGACTCGAATAATGCCTTCGCCTTCAGCTTCAAAGGTTTTATCGTGTGAACCATACTCTTCCGCTTTTTGCGCCATTAAGCCTACGTTGGGCACAGTGCCCATAGTGGTTGGGTCAAAAGCACCATGTGTTTTACAAAAGTTAATCATCTCCTGATAAATGGTGGCATAGGTACTTTCAGGCATAATGGCCTTGGTATCTCTTAACTTGCCATCGGGCGCCCACATCTTGCCGCCTTCGCGTATCATTGCCGGCATAGAAGCATCAACAATAACATCGCTGGGGACATGTAAGTTTGAAATGCCTTTATCGGAATTAACCATGGCTAAAGCCGGACGATTAACGTAAATGTCGCGTATATCACGCTCAATTTCTTCCTGTAAACTGCGCGGTAATTGTTTGATTTTTTCATAAACATTACCCAAGCCATTATTGGGGTTCACGCCTATTTTTTCAAAAGTCTCTGCGTATTTTTCAAAAACTTCTTTATAAAAAACTTTCACCGCATGCCCAAACACTATGGGGTGCGATACCTTCATCATTGTT contains:
- a CDS encoding NADP-dependent isocitrate dehydrogenase codes for the protein MTDQCSTIVYTQTDEAPALATYSLLPIIQKFTQTASINVVAKDVSVAARILSCFPERLSDQQKVSDTLSELGELTLKPEANIIKLPNVSASIPQLKAAISELQGQGYDIPNYPDEPSNQAEQDIQTRYVKVLGSAVNPVLREGNSDRRAPPAVKQYARNNPHKMGKWSPASRTHASYMRDGDFYSSELSTTLKQACTVRIEYVNAAGDIKILKDSTDLLAGEVIDAMRMSKKALCAFFEEQIQDAKETDVLLSLHVKATMMKVSHPIVFGHAVKVFYKEVFEKYAETFEKIGVNPNNGLGNVYEKIKQLPRSLQEEIERDIRDIYVNRPALAMVNSDKGISNLHVPSDVIVDASMPAMIREGGKMWAPDGKLRDTKAIMPESTYATIYQEMINFCKTHGAFDPTTMGTVPNVGLMAQKAEEYGSHDKTFEAEGEGIIRVVDQNDTVIFEHSVEEGDIWRMCQAKDLPIQDWVKLAVNRARATGLPAIFWLDENRAHDVQMIKKVKQYLNDHDTEGLRIRVMAPVMAMRFTLERLIKGKDTISVTGNVLRDYLTDLFPIMELGTSAKMLSIVPLMNGGGMFETGAGGSAPKHVQQFLEEGHLRWDSLGEFLALTVSLEDIAHKNNNSKAKVLASCLDKATTKFLEENKSPQRRVGLLDNRGSHFYLALYWAQALVEQGDDTELQQRFKPLLAALSSNAAVILEELNASQGLAIDIGGYYHPDSDKTEAAMRPSKTLNAALASFA
- the icd gene encoding NADP-dependent isocitrate dehydrogenase, with amino-acid sequence MPYQHIKVPSVGEKITVNADYSLNVPNQPIIPFIEGDGIGVDISPVMIKVVDAAVSKAYSGDKKISWMEVYTGEKAAELYDGDWFPAETLDVLKEYSVGIKGPLTTPVGGGFRSLNVALRQELDLYTCLRPVRWFEGVPSPVKAPEKTNMVIFRENSEDIYCGIEWRAGTDEATKVIKFLQEEMGVTKIRFDTDCGIGIKPVSKEGTQRLVRKALQYTIDQDLPSLTLVHKGNIMKFTEGAFKDWGYELAQAEFGAELLDGGPWMAFTNPNNGKQIVVKDVIADAMLQQILLRPDEYSVLATLNLNGDYISDALAAQVGGIGIAPGANLSDTIAIFEATHGTAPKYAGQNKVNPGSLILSAEMMLRHLGWNEAADLIIEGMNNAIQAKTVTYDFDRLMEDATLLSCSEFGDAIIKGM